A region of Anopheles merus strain MAF chromosome 2R, AmerM5.1, whole genome shotgun sequence DNA encodes the following proteins:
- the LOC121590077 gene encoding NADH dehydrogenase [ubiquinone] 1 alpha subcomplex assembly factor 3, with the protein MNVLQGLSRIAHQSLRRNLCSSLVRRSSTYESDGKTSVTILNKEADAGLMINSYSQFGFRLNNDMVVIGPMAIFSRTVLSWNVESHEDINDESLSLFCAIEPKIDVLVVGIGDHTITPAFSKKIIDFMKRYKINVEVLGTEQACSTFNFLNAENRVVAAALIPPMTMRVNEDDLMQKQISISKSFEVSDK; encoded by the coding sequence CTCATCGCTGGTTCGCCGGTCCTCCACCTACGAAAGTGACGGTAAAACTTCAGTCACGATTCTGAACAAGGAGGCCGATGCTGGATTGATGATCAACTCGTACAGCCAGTTTGGATTCCGGCTCAATAACGATATGGTCGTCATCGGACCGATGGCCATCTTCTCCCGCACCGTGCTGTCGTGGAACGTCGAAAGCCACGAGGACATCAACGACGAGTCGTTGAGCTTGTTCTGCGCTATTGAACCGAAAATTGATGTGCTCGTGGTGGGAATCGGCGACCACACCATAACGCCTGCCTTCTCCAAAAAGATTATCGACTTTATGAAGCGCTACAAGATCAACGTGGAAGTGCTCGGAACGGAGCAAGCTTGTTCGacgtttaattttttaaatgctgAAAATCGAGTCGTTGCCGCAGCCCTGATTCCTCCCATGACAATGCGAGTAAACGAGGACGACCTTATGCAGAAGCAAATATCGATTAGTAAATCGTTTGAGGTCTCTGACAAGTAA
- the LOC121590076 gene encoding UPF0183 protein CG7083, translating into MLDLEVTPERSLGSTTENWEFVLGMHFSQAVAIIQSQVGIIKGVQVLYSDTDPLNVDIIINMPQDGIRLIFDPIQQRLKTIEVFNMKLVKLKYCSMPFNSPEVVPSIEEIEHSFGATHPGVYDAAKQLFTLHFRGLSFYFPVDSKLQPGYAHGLGSLHFPSGASPVVSKMVIYTGVNVLDSRPPPLPLSCYQQQLYLGAATVLRSAHGTRGLRLQLYSEGSIRSLEPRKQCLTREIIFGDSCQDVATNLGAPSRVFFKSEDKMKIHSPSAHRRVQTKRSDFFYNYFTLGIDVLFDARTHKTKKIIMHTNYPGHYNFNTYHRCEFHLELAADKVIEDVPLDAPVMITAYSKWDEVATRLTPSERPVVLHRAGSTNTANVFGSTFCYGYQDIIFEVMPNNYIASITLYQSATPFHVADWNATTGKSSTGSTSSTASTAPSSSSDLKAALQDAKPSQSKIRVTA; encoded by the exons ATGCTCGATCTCGAAGTTACTCCAGAGCGTTCGCTCGGTTCGACCACCGAGAATTGGGAATTTGTTCTCG GAATGCATTTTTCTCAAGCCGTTGCCATCATACAGTCGCAAGTAGGAATTATTAAGGGGGTGCAGGTGCTTTATTCTGACACG GATCCGCTTAACGTAGACATTATTATAAATATGCCCCAGGACGGTATCCGTCTAATATTCGACCCGATTCAGCAGCGGCTAAAGACGATCGAGGTGTTCAACATGAAGCTAGTCAAGCTAAAGTACTGCTCTATGCCCTTCAACTCGCCCGAGGTTGTGCCATCGATCGAGGAAATCGAACATTCGTTCGGTGCGACCCATCCGGGCGTGTATGATGCGGCCAAGCAGCTATTTACGCTACATTTCCGAGGGTTAAGCTTCTACTTCCCGGTGGACAGTAAGCTGCAGCCCGGTTACGCACATGGGCTCGGCTCGTTGCACTTTCCCAGTGGTGCTTCCCCGGTCGTCTCGAAAATGGTAATCTACACGGGCGTGAACGTGCTTGACAGCCGACCACCTCCGCTGCCCCTGTCCTgttaccagcagcagctgtatCTAGGGGCAGCCACCGTGTTGCGCAGCGCGCATGGTACACGGGGGCTGCGGTTGCAGCTGTATAGTGAAGGGTCGATCCGGTCCCTAGAACCGAGGAAGCAGTGCCTAACGCGAGAAATTATATTTGGCGATAGCTGTCAGGATGTAGCCACCAATCTTGGTGCACCGTCAAG GGTATTTTTTAAAAGTGAAGATAAGATGAAAATTCATTCCCCGAGCGCCCACCGACGTGTTCAGACTAAGCGGAGTGACTTCTTCTACAACTACTTTACCCTCGGCATCGACGTACTGTTCGATGCGCGCACGCACAAAACGAAGAAGATCATAATGCACACAAACTACCCTGGTCATTACAACTTTAACACGTATCATCGGTGTGAGTTCCACCTAGAATTAGCTGCGGATAA AGTCATCGAAGACGTACCACTTGATGCACCGGTTATGATAACGGCCTACTCCAAATGGGACGAAGTGGCGACTCGGTTGACCCCGTCAGAACGACCCGTGGTGCTTCATAGAGCCGGTTCGACCAACACGGCAAATGTATTTGGGTCTACGTTCTGCTACGGGTATCAGGATATCATCTTCGAGGTGATGCCGAACAACTATATTGCCTCAATAACACTCTACCAATCAGCGACACCATTTCACGTGGCCGATTGGAACGCAACCACTGGTAAAAGTAGCACCGGTAGCACTAGTAGCACTGCCAGCACGGCGCCGAGCAGTAGCAGCGATCTAAAAGCAGCGCTGCAAGACGCAAAACCATCGCAGTCCAAGATTCGAGTCACTGCATGA
- the LOC121588191 gene encoding ubiquitin carboxyl-terminal hydrolase 20: MKCAHLHNVVQLSLVELCKLKKDESCTDCETNGPNLWICLQKNCLHIGCSEQYKDHSTIHFQTNRTHCIHMNLSSQRVWCYLCESELFLTKQPNSHQQQQQHHHRHYHNRRSSVVSNDSSDNSRYSSMNNDKLIVHADKLVSSASTASGYGGTTTGDSCDSSGEEEDFERHGTWNGLVGLQNLANTCYMNAALQALSNSPPLTGYFLDCGAILETDLLGGTNPAVTKPGLSKHYYKLIREMWCKNRRYVVPNGILCGIRIVHPMFRGYQQHDTQEFLRCFMDQLHEELKEVTAPPPPDVLSRDAIDELDDHSDGHPSPCSSPSPSQSEGEYETCDSGVSERSSLSDDQLSPTKLLASKRFRTFSSRSPSPPGSGGDSIANQRILPTTRSRTCSIRQHSPVGSNRSNASIASPASVNMATSSSPGTSGGGGGGGGGGGDPSDGATAKEKLPQRSIISDIFDGKLLSSVQCLTCDRVSTREETFQDLSLPIPGKDHLAVLHQTQGMGSSGSVSSLSPGTVGSGNGGTSSGSGLGVSSSGGSSGSASSGITCSDAVYPVNGDSWLWWFWNLPFWSWVRSWFWGPAVTLHDCMAAFFSADELKGDNMYSCERCNKLRNGVKYSRVLALPEMLCVHLKRFRHDLSYSSKISSPVHFPLYGLDMRPYLHKDCRSEVTSYDLCAVICHHGTVGGGHYTSFAKHDPTGKWFEFDDQLVTQVTKEHVQSCEAYVLFYRKNNAKMATVRAQANNLLAMQEHASDIRFYVSRNWLHRFNTFAEPGPIDNWTLLCPHGAFPPNKASHFSKLVVPFPQALWDFLYKKFGGGPVCNHLSTCNICKKAAETLSRRQHYELETFTAFNDDFQFNDTPTTIYAISMAWFRQWQLFARGLTTDDPGPIQNKSIAIQGDTSVPLRNVRPFSDYAQINANLWHFFHGIYGGGPEIVLQGNPVPPPVAVTKMHQSQEEHPAKPHQQQQQHHSQQQQHKERSTESMDVSDEGSITNAKQTDQDSAIEVTITEPLPTPQQQHHPASSSAGNTNVSLPSVGTTSARPQKSVSFEDKDAYHDEDSSGDELPEDDVPSSTKQQIFVSSAGASKRKSQPKSGMGSSSSRRNESGGKTAGASDTGSATTKRKQHVTSSKHQHQQEAMPPVAMNGEDCVGNAASVAVTAAAQGVEHLEIGTKKDRRFKASLMKAYGFFGPEGTYQSSSIDHSNGSDSFGNASSMLPRAESLSFHTDTSPATGINGRTVANSSSVPAFVGQSVETSAMSATPNKMTMQDVAVVLAPLPQPIANDSSSSTPSVANMHESTNELLEDDNDSKTGSSSLASTTSSAKMYQPHTSSSRKGHHRYADSGASDAQSDSVTEKITGGMPFGRRKLKMKYMKKLTGRKAGSSGGRGRNGAVVDGDIGTDDGDGSVVPLVLNGLGDGYAAGEGESVK, translated from the exons ATGAAATGCGCTCACCTGCACAACGTCGTGCAGCTCTCGCTGGTGGAGTTGTGCAAGCTGAAAAAG GATGAATCATGTACGGATTGCGAAACCAATGGGCCGAATCTGTGGATATGTCTGCAAAAGAACTGTCTTCATATTGGGTGTTCGGAGCAGTACAAGGATCACAGCACCATTCATTTCCAAACGAATCGAACGCATTGCATCCACATGAACCTATCCTCACAACGTGTTTGGTGTTATCTGTGCGAATCCGAATTATTCCTTACAAAACAACCGAActcgcaccagcagcagcagcaacaccatcatcgtcattaCCATAACCGGCGGTCGTCGGTTGTGAGCAATGATTCGAGCGATAACAGCCGATACTCGTCGATGAACAACGACAAGCTGATCGTACATGCGGACAAACTGGTTTCAAGTGCATCCACGGCGTCTGGTTACGGTGGCACTACGACAGGCGATTCTTGTGATAGCAGCGGCGAAGAGGAAGATTTCGAGCGACATGGCACATGGAACGGTTTGGTCGGATTGCAGAACCTGGCCAACACGTGCTACATGAACGCGGCCCTGCAAGCACTAAGCAACAGCCCGCCACTTACCGGGTACTTTCTGGACTGTGGAGCCATACTCGAGACTGATCTGTTGGGCGGTACAAACCCTGCGGTTACCAAGCCGGGTCTGTCGAAGCACTACTACAAGCTGATTCGAGAGATGTGGTGTAAGAACCGCCGGTACGTCGTACCCAATGGCATATTGTGTGGAATCCGCATCGTACATCCTATGTTTCGCGGATATCAGCAGCACGACACGCAGGAGTTCTTGCGATGCTTCATGGACCAGTTGCACGAGGAGCTGAAAGAAGTTACCGCCCCTCCTCCGCCAGATGTACTCTCGAGGGATGCGATCGATGAACTCGATGATCATTCCGACGGGCATCCTTCACCCTGTTCGTCACCGTCGCCATCGCAGTCGGAGGGAGAGTACGAAACGTGTGACAGCGGGGTGTCGGAACGTTCCAGCCTGTCCGATGACCAGCTGTCTCCTACCAAGCTGTTGGCAAGCAAGCGTTTCCGCACATTTTCATCCCGTTCGCCGAGCCCACCCGGTTCCGGTGGAGACAGCATTGCAAACCAAAGAATACTACCAACGACACGATCACGCACCTGTTCCATCCGGCAGCATTCACCCGTGGGAAGCAATCGATCGAACGCCAGTATCGCTTCGCCCGCCAGTGTGAACATGGCCACTTCAAGCAGTCCTGGAActagtggtggtggcggtggaggaggtggaggtggtggtgatcCGTCTGACGGTGCCACCGCAAAAGAAAAGCTGCCTCAGCGCTCGATAATAAGTGATATTTTCGATGGCAAGCTGCTCTCGTCAGTTCAGTGCCTCACGTGTGATCGGGTGTCAACACGCGAGGAAACGTTCCAGGATCTTTCGTTGCCGATCCCCGGCAAGGATCATCTAGCCGTGCTGCATCAAACACAGGGCATGGGTTCGTCGGGTTCAGTATCCAGCCTTTCTCCGGGTACGGTTGGAAGTGGAAATGGTGGTACGTCGAGCGGTAGCGGTCTGGGAGTGAGCTCGAGCGGTGGATCGAGTGGTAGTGCAAGCAGTGGCATTACCTGCTCAGACGCTGTATATCCAGTAAACGGTGACAGCTGGCTGTGGTGGTTCTGGAATTTACCGTTTTGGAGCTGGGTTCGATCGTGGTTCTGGGGTCCGGCCGTGACACTGCACGACTGTATGGCGGCTTTCTTCAGCGCAGACGAGCTGAAAGGTGACAACATGTACAGCTGTGAGCGATGCAACAAGCTGCGCAATGGTGTGAAATATTCGCGCGTGCTTGCCTTGCCGGAGATGCTGTGTGTACATTTGAAGCGTTTTCGTCACGACCTTTCGTACAGTTCCAAAATTTCCAGCCCAGTCCATTTCCCGCTGTACGGGCTCGACATGAGGCCGTACCTGCACAAGGACTGTAGATCGGAAGTAACTTCTTACGATCTGTGCGCTGTTATTTGCCATCACGGTACGGTTGGCGGTGGGCACTACACGTCTTTCGCAAAGCACGACCCAACCGGCAAGTGGTTCGAGTTCGATGATCAGCTGGTCACGCAAGTTACGAAAGAACACGTCCAAAGCTGCGAGGCGTACGTACTATTCTACCGAAAGAACAACGCAAAGATGGCCACGGTACGAGCGCAGGCAAACAATCTGCTAGCGATGCAGGAACACGCGTCAGATATTCGCTTTTACGTGTCACGTAATTGGCTTCATCG CTTCAACACATTTGCCGAACCGGGCCCGATCGACAACTGGACGTTGCTCTGCCCACACGGTGCATTCCCACCAAACAAGGCGTCCCACTTCTCCAAGTTGGTCGTACCATTTCCACAGGCCCTGTGGGactttttgtacaaaaaattCGGCGGTGGGCCGGTGTGCAACCACCTCTCAACGTGTAATATCTGCAAAAAGGCTGCCGAAACCCTGTCTCGGCGGCAGCACTACGAGCTGGAAACGTTTACCGCGTTCAATGATGATTTTCAG TTCAACGATACACCAACCACAATCTATGCGATCTCGATGGCCTGGTTCAGACAGTGGCAGCTGTTCGCTCGCGGGCTTACAACTGACGACCCGGGACCAatccaaaacaaatcaatcgcCATACAGGGTGACACCAGCGTGCCACTTCGAAATGTACGCCCGTTCTCTGACTATGCACAGATCAACGCGAACCTGTGGCACTTTTTCCACGGTATATACGGCGGGGGTCctgaaattgttttacagGGTAATCCTGTTCCACCACCAGTTGCTGTAACGAAAATGCATCAATCGCAGGAGGAACATCCAGCAAAAccgcatcaacagcagcaacagcatcattcacaacagcaacaacacaag GAGCGGTCTACTGAATCCATGGATGTTTCGGACGAAGGATCGATAACCAACGCTAAGCAAACGGACCAAGATTCTGCAATCGAGGTAACCATAACTGAACCGTTGCCGAcaccacaacagcaacatcaccCTGCTTCGTCGAGCGCCGGCAACACGAATGTTTCCTTGCCCAGTGTAGGAACGACAAGTGCGCGGCCACAGAAAAGTGTTTCGTTTGAGGATAAAGATGCCTATCACGATGAAGACAGTAGTGGTGACGAACTGCCGGAGGATGATGTACCCAGCTCCACAAAGCAGCAAATATTCGTTTCATCTGCTGGAGCGAGTAAGCGAAAATCACAACCTAAGTCCGGCATGGGATCGTCATCATCTCGACGTAATGAATCAGGTGGGAAAACAGCTGGTGCATCTGACACTGGTTCGGCAACAACGAAACGCAAGCAACATGTAACAAGTAGCAAGCATCAACATCAGCAAGAAGCAATGCCTCCAGTTGCTATGAATGGGGAAGATTGTGTAGGCAATGCGGCATCGGTGGCGGTTACTGCCGCCGCACAAGGGGTCGAGCATTTGGAAATAGGCACCAAAAAGGATCGACGGTTTAAGGCTAGCCTCATGAAAGCATATGGTTTCTTTGGCCCGGAAG GAACATATCAAAGCTCCTCTATTGACCATTCTAATGGAAGCGATAGCTTCGGGAACGCCAGTTCGATGCTTCCGCGTGCAGAATCCTTATCCTTTCATACGGACACGAGTCCCGCTACCGGCATAAATGGACGCACCGTCGCGAACTCATCTTCAGTTCCCGCGTTCGTTGGGCAATCGGTGGAAACGTCTGCAATGTCGGCCACTCCAAACAAAATGACCATGCAGGATGTGGCCGTGGTGCTTGCACCGTTGCCACAACCGATCGCCAACGATTCGTCGAGTTCTACTCCTAGCGTTGCAAACATGCACGAGTCAACCAACGAATTGCTTGAGGATGACAACGACAGTAAAACTGGCAGCAGTTCGTTAGCCTCGACAACTTCTAGTGCCAAAATGTATCAGCCGCATACATCATCATCCCGCAAGGGACACCACCGCTATGCCGACAGTGGTGCCTCAGACGCACAGTCGGATTCTGTAACGGAGAAGATTACCGGGGGAATGCCTTTCGGTCGACGGAAGCTTAAGATGAAGTACATGAAAAAGCTAACCGGCAGAAAGGCGGGCAGCAGCGGAGGTCGTGGACGGAACGGCGCAGTAGTTGACGGTGATATCGGCACTGATGACGGCGACGGCTCGGTAGTGCCGTTAGTGCTTAACGGCCTTGGTGACGGATATGCAGCTGGTGAAGGAGAAAGTGTGAAATGA